The following is a genomic window from Flavobacterium sp..
GAGCGTGTGATTGAATTCATGAAAAACTTCGGAACCAGTTTAGGATTAGAAACGTTTGAAGACGAAATCAGAAACGTTATTATTCGCAAGCCAGCAACGCCAGGAATGGAAAACCGCAAACCAATTGTTTTGCAAGGACATTTGGATATGGTGCACCAAAAAAACAACGACACGAATTTTGATTTCGACACGCAAGGAATCGATATGTATGTCGATGGTGATTGGGTTCGTGCAAAAGGGACTACACTTGGTGCTGATAATGGGTTAGGAGTTGCGATGATTATGGCGATTTTAGAATCTACTGATATTAAACATCCTGCAATTGAAGCTTTATTTACAATCGATGAAGAAACTGGAATGACAGGCGCTTTGAACTTAAAAGGCGGTGTGTTACAAGGTGAAATTTTATTAAATTTAGATACCGAAGAAGATGATGAAATCGATATCGGTTGTGCAGGTGGAATTGACGTAACTGCAACAAGAGGTTATAACGAAGAAGAAACGCCTGAAGGCTCTGTGGGTTACACGATTACTGTGAAAGGTTTACACGGTGGACACTCCGGAATGGATATTCATAAAGGATTAGGAAATGCCAACAAAATCATGAACCGTTTGTTATTTGACGGATTTGAGAATTTTGGATTGCAAATTGCCGAAATTTCAGGAGGAAGTTTGCGTAATGCGATTCCAAGAGAAAGTGTAGCGAAAGTTATTATTGCTGAAATGTATGACGAAGCGTTTGTTTTTGACATGCAAGAAGTAATTGGCGACATCAAAACCGAATTCAAAACGATGGAACCAAATTTAACGATTGAAATTGTTAAAAACGATACGATTCCTACAAAAGTAATGGATTTAGGTGTGCAAGAAGGTTTGTTACGAGCGATTTATGCTGCACACAACGGCGTTTACAGAATGTCGGCTGATATGGAAGACTTGGTAGAAACTTCTAATAATATTGCACGTATAATTGTAAAAGACGGGCAAATTTCGATTCAGAATTTAACGCGTTCATCGGTAGAAAGTTCTAAAATGGATTTAGCAAATAGCTTGCGCTCGGCGTATGAATTATTTGGTTGCGAAGTAGAATTTGGAGGAAGTTATCCAGGTTGGACACCAAATGTAAACTCTGAAATTTTAGACGTTTTGACTTCAATTTACGAAAAACAAAACGGAGATAAACCAAAAGTAGTCGCGTGTCATGCTGGATTAGAATGTGGAATCTTAGGAACGAACTATCCAAACATGGACATGATTTCTTTTGGACCAACCATTCACGGAGCACACAGTCCAGATGAAAGAGCATCCATTAAATCGTCTCAGAAATTTTGGAAGTTTGTTTTAGAAATTTTAGAGAATATTCCAGAGAAGAAATAAGAGAATAGAAAATAGAATAAAGAGGAAATCCCGAGCTAGCTCGGGATTTTTTTTGTGCTGGGGCGAGCATCTTACTCGTAACTATTTTTTATCAGCTTTACATTGTGTTCACAGGTATGACGCTAGCGATAGCTAGGTAAAGCAAACCGCTGATATAAGCTGGCCTATAATTTATGTTTTAGAATTACTTTTAAGTTTGTACTGGTTCGATATGTTTTCTCTGGAATATATTTTGGGACTAAACATTTAACCGAATTATTAAACCATTTAGTTTCAAATTCCGTTCCACCAAATAATTTTCCAGCTATTGTGTCTGTGTAAAGTATTGTGCTATCAGATTTGGATTTGGAGTAAATCGTCGCCACAAAATGTCCAGAATCAATTGTTTTCTGATTAAGATTTATAAATTCTTCTGGTCTATTTTTTTTGCAACTTTGTAAAAGCAAACACAAAATAATAGTTAAAATTGAATAGTGAAGTATCTTCATTTTCTCTCGTTTTACAATTTTTGTGAGGCTTACTTATAATTTGAAAATATGCTCATTTTTTTTCTGTTTATTTGACCATGTCCAACTGTTTTTTAGTTAGATATACTCAACTATTGCTGCGTAATAGTTTTAATGAAATCAAATATAATAAAATATTTACAATTTCTAAAACAAAAAAGGCTCACTTTCATGAACCTAATTTTTTCAATTCCAAATTATTCCGTTTTTCAAATCGTTATAACCTAACATTTCGTTTATGTTTTCGAAGTTGAGGAGTACGAGCAATTCGTACAATTCCAATCGGGTAATGAGAATAATGAAATTGCTTTGCAATGTAGGAATAGGGATTTTCTTTTTATAAATCGAGTGTTTGTATTCCTTTTCCCAATAGTCGATATCAATGCGTTTTAGGTAATTTGCAAACCCAATTAATTCATCTTCGGTAAGGCTAAAGTTGAGGTTGTTGAAGGTTAATTGGTAATTGCCACAACCTTTCAAGAAAATCAGCATGCCGTTTTGGGTTTGTTTTAAAATGGAATAATTGCAACACATAGTTTTATTTTTTATTTCGTTTTCCCCACCAAATAAAGAATCCGGTAACTGGTAATGATGCACAAACTAAACTAATAATCAACCCTAAAATCTTGCTCCAAATCCCAAAAATGGCGCCAATGTGAATATCGTAATTTGCAGCAACCGCTTTTTCACCCAAGTTTTTGTCGTGATGCGAATGTTGATGTAACAATTCTCCTGAATTTTCATCAAAAATCAAACTATGATTCACATGATACGAGTAGGAGAGTTGCTTCACAAACACATCATAATTCGGATGTTCGTGGTCGTCTAAATGTTCGTAACCAAAATCCAAACTGTATTGAAACGCATCAGGATATAATTCTTCGACTTTTTTCCCAATTTTATCCAACGTATGCTCGTTTCTTATTTCGATAGGTGCTTTGGTTTGAATGTGCGAAAAATCAGGATACGTTGTGCTTCCGCCCGAAAATACGAAGTATAAAATCGCTTGAATGAAGAAAAACGCATAAAACAATCCCGTAAAGGCAACCACAAAAGCTAATGACGACACGTAAAATCCTAAAATGTTGTGCAAATCGTAGTTTTTGCGTTTCCAACTTTTTACGTTTTTCCATTTAAAAGCAAAACGCTGTTTTCTCGCGTTTTTGTATTTTGGCCACCATAAAATAATGCCCGAAATCAGCATGAAAACAAAAATCAATGTTGGAATACCACACACATACGTTCCCCAATCGGTTTTCAGCATAAAACTGAAGTGAATCGATTTGATGATATTGAAAAAATCAGTTGTTTCATCATAAACACCGCGAATTTCGCCCGTAAACGGATTTACATAAACCGATTTGTAAACAACATATTCTTTGTAAAAGTTCCAACCTTCCGGATTTCTTTCGTAGTAATAGAAAATGTAGCTTCGACTTTTATCAATAGGAATAGTTACCCAGTGAATGGGATATTTTTCATTGGTAAAAGCATCTACTTTTTGCTCTAACACTTTAAGCGAAAGCGGTTTTTTGTTGGCGATATTCGATTCGTGATGATAAATAGCATCTTTTCGAAGGTAATTGGTGATTTCTTCTTGAAACACATAAATCGCACCCGTAATAGAAATGATAAAAACGATTAAACCCGTCGATAAACCTAACCAGAGATGTAATTTTCTAATGCCTTTTTTGAAACTTGATTTTTGCATGTGATTACGATAAAAACTCCCCACCGAAATGAGGAGCTTACTTTAAACTAAACAGAAAATAAACTTAAAATTTGTATGTAACACCAGCCGTAATGCTTCGTAAACGTTGCGGAGTAACGGTTGACCAACCCGAATAATATTTCTCATTCAACATATTATTCAATTTTAAGGATACGTTAAACTTGTCGTTGTCATATGATAAAGCCGAATTTAATACAGTGTAATCAGGTAATGCGAAAGTTCCTGTGTTGGCTCTGTTCAAAGTTTTGTATTCGCTAGCGTAGTTTCCACCAAAACCAATTCCGAAACCTTTCAATTGTCCGTTTGTTACGGTGTAATTTGCCCAAAAATTCACTAACGTTTCTGGACCAGCTTCTTCAGGACGTAAGCCTAAATAACCGTCGCTAGGAGATTCTTTTGTAACTTCCGTATCATTATGACTAAAACCAGTAATAACGTTTAATCCTTTAATTGGATTGGCAACGATACTTACTTCAACACCTTTGCTTTCTACTTCACCACCTTGAATCGAGTTGTTGATGTTGTATGGATCCGTTATTACGCGGTCTTTCACACGGATGTCATAATAACTTACCGATGCCGAAATAATATCTTTGTACAAACTTGTTTTTAAACCTACTTCAAACTGATTCGCTTGTTCTGGATCAAATTCTTTGGTTCTTGGATTGCTTCCGTCTAAATCGGCAACAGTTGTTGGAGCAACGTTTTGGAAACCATTCATGTAATTTCCAAAAACAGAAACTTTGTTTTCAACGATTTGATACACCGCTCCAAATTTTGGAGATAAAGCTACTTGACCTTCTGTTTCAACACCATCATATTGTGAAGTTTTTCCGTCGAAATAATCTAAGCGTAAACTTGCCATCACAGATAATTTATTGGTAACATTTAAAACGTCAGAAACGTAAGCACTCATGATTTCTTGATTGGCTTCGGTATTTCCAGCAAAGCTTCCCGTTAGAAGAGCGTCAGTTCCTGCTTGCGTTAAAATTCCAGTATCGGTGCCATTAACTAAAGAAACCGTACCATTAGTAACCCAACCAGAACCATTATTAATCAATCTCGAATTGTAATAATCCAATCCTGCAACCAAACGGTTTCTCATGTTTCCGATTTTGAAATCACCAATGAAATTTTGTTGGATATCGGTAGTATAGAATGTTCCATCTGCTTTTGAAATATAACGTGTGAATTCATCACCATTTGCCGAATCCCATAAATATTGATAGTATCCATTTGTTTTAGTTGAACTTTTAGATAAAACCGTTTGCGAAGTCCAATAGTTTGATAGTTTATACAATGCTTGCATTTGCATATTGAATGAATTGTTGTTCATGGTTAAATCATTCGAAGTAAAAGATCTTTTGTAGTTTCTGTCAAATAATTCCATTGAATCAAATGAAAGAGGAGCGTAACGACTCAAGAAAATCATGCTCGATTTTGCTGATGTATTTTTATAAAATTCGGTATTTACTAAGAAAGTCAATTTGTCGTTTACTTCATATTTTATAGAAGGCGCTAAAAAGAAGGTATTCGAAAATCCAGCATCTTGAAACGATTCTTCTGTGGTGTAAGCGGAATTAATTCGAACAGCGGCTTTCTCATTAAGAGGAAGGTTTACATCTGCGGTAACGCGATTGCTACCATACGTTCCGTTGTTGTAACTGATTTCACCACCAAACATTTGATGCGGTTTTTTAGTCACCACATTAATTAATCCACCATACGAAATAACGCTACTTCCAAACAATGTTCCAGATGGCCCTTTGATGACTTCAATGTTGTCGATGTTAATTGGGTCGATTGTTGTGTTAGTTAAGGATGGTAAACCGTTTGTCATCGTTGGTTGAACCGAAAAACCTCGCATGGAGTAATATTCAGCACCATCGCCATTACGACCAGTAGATTCCCAAAGTCTAGTTACACCAGTTGCGTTTTTAAGTGCATCGTTAAAATTCGTAACCACTTGTTCCTTCAAAAGGTTAGCTGGAATGGAATTGTACACTTGCGGATTTTCGATATCCTTTAAAGGCATTTTAGAAACAGTTGTACTGCTTTCTTTTTTGTACTTGTTTTCTCTCGTGCCTTCAACGGTAACTTCTTTTAAAACTTTTGTTGAATCCGCTTTTTCTTGACTAAAACCTAGTAGCGATGACAACAAAAGTGTTGTTAATACTATTTTATTCATTTTTATTTAGATTTAATTAAAATAACTTCGCAAAAATATTAAGTCGAAATGAAACTACAAAATTTATTTAGACTTATTTTAAATAATATTTATAAGGAATTGATTTTCAGGTAAAAAGTTTTATTCCGAAGTTTCAGAACTTAAATTTTTAAACTTTAAACTAAAATTGTAACTTTGCACTCCAAAATAAATAACAGTTATGTTAGATAGATTACAATATGTTAAACAACGTTTCGACGAAATATCAGATTTGATTATTCAGCCTGATGTGATTGCCGATCAAAAGCGTTATGTACAATTAAACAAAGAATACAAAGACCTAAAAGGTTTGGTTGAAAAGCGTGAAGAATATATAACTCTTGACGGAAATATAAAAGAAGCAAACGAAATTATAGCGGATGGTTCTGATGCTGAAATGGTTGAAATGGCCAAAATGCAGTTAGACGAAGCGAAAGATCGTTTGCCTCAATTGGAGGAAGAAATCAAATTTATGTTGATTCCTAAAGATCCAGAAGATGCGAAAAACGTTATGGTGGAAATTCGTGCTGGAACGGGTGGGGATGAAGCGTCTATTTTTGCAGGTGATTTATTCCGTATGTACACTAAATATTGTGAAGCAAGAGGTTGGAGAACTTCTGTGGTAGATATTAGTGAAGGAACTTCAGGTGGTTTTAAAGAGGTAATTTTTGAAGTTACTGGTGAAGATGTTTACGGAACTTTAAAATTTGAAGCAGGCGTACACCGTGTTCAACGTGTACCTCAAACAGAAACACAAGGACGTGTGCACACTTCGGCTGCAACGGTAATGGTTTTACCAGAAGCAGAAGAATTTGATGTTCAAATTGATATGAATGATGTTCGTGTAGACTTTTTC
Proteins encoded in this region:
- the prfA gene encoding peptide chain release factor 1; its protein translation is MLDRLQYVKQRFDEISDLIIQPDVIADQKRYVQLNKEYKDLKGLVEKREEYITLDGNIKEANEIIADGSDAEMVEMAKMQLDEAKDRLPQLEEEIKFMLIPKDPEDAKNVMVEIRAGTGGDEASIFAGDLFRMYTKYCEARGWRTSVVDISEGTSGGFKEVIFEVTGEDVYGTLKFEAGVHRVQRVPQTETQGRVHTSAATVMVLPEAEEFDVQIDMNDVRVDFFCSSGPGGQSVNTTKSAVRLTHIPTGLVAQCQDQKSQHKNKDKALDVLRSRLYEKELAIKQAEDATKRSSQVSSGDRSAKIRTYNYSQGRVTDHRIGLDVFDMDGVMNGKIQKFVDELQLVNNMEKLKENEVF
- a CDS encoding aminoacyl-histidine dipeptidase, which gives rise to MSQEIRNLEPKPLWNKFADLNAVPRPSKKEERVIEFMKNFGTSLGLETFEDEIRNVIIRKPATPGMENRKPIVLQGHLDMVHQKNNDTNFDFDTQGIDMYVDGDWVRAKGTTLGADNGLGVAMIMAILESTDIKHPAIEALFTIDEETGMTGALNLKGGVLQGEILLNLDTEEDDEIDIGCAGGIDVTATRGYNEEETPEGSVGYTITVKGLHGGHSGMDIHKGLGNANKIMNRLLFDGFENFGLQIAEISGGSLRNAIPRESVAKVIIAEMYDEAFVFDMQEVIGDIKTEFKTMEPNLTIEIVKNDTIPTKVMDLGVQEGLLRAIYAAHNGVYRMSADMEDLVETSNNIARIIVKDGQISIQNLTRSSVESSKMDLANSLRSAYELFGCEVEFGGSYPGWTPNVNSEILDVLTSIYEKQNGDKPKVVACHAGLECGILGTNYPNMDMISFGPTIHGAHSPDERASIKSSQKFWKFVLEILENIPEKK
- a CDS encoding TonB-dependent receptor, with product MNKIVLTTLLLSSLLGFSQEKADSTKVLKEVTVEGTRENKYKKESSTTVSKMPLKDIENPQVYNSIPANLLKEQVVTNFNDALKNATGVTRLWESTGRNGDGAEYYSMRGFSVQPTMTNGLPSLTNTTIDPINIDNIEVIKGPSGTLFGSSVISYGGLINVVTKKPHQMFGGEISYNNGTYGSNRVTADVNLPLNEKAAVRINSAYTTEESFQDAGFSNTFFLAPSIKYEVNDKLTFLVNTEFYKNTSAKSSMIFLSRYAPLSFDSMELFDRNYKRSFTSNDLTMNNNSFNMQMQALYKLSNYWTSQTVLSKSSTKTNGYYQYLWDSANGDEFTRYISKADGTFYTTDIQQNFIGDFKIGNMRNRLVAGLDYYNSRLINNGSGWVTNGTVSLVNGTDTGILTQAGTDALLTGSFAGNTEANQEIMSAYVSDVLNVTNKLSVMASLRLDYFDGKTSQYDGVETEGQVALSPKFGAVYQIVENKVSVFGNYMNGFQNVAPTTVADLDGSNPRTKEFDPEQANQFEVGLKTSLYKDIISASVSYYDIRVKDRVITDPYNINNSIQGGEVESKGVEVSIVANPIKGLNVITGFSHNDTEVTKESPSDGYLGLRPEEAGPETLVNFWANYTVTNGQLKGFGIGFGGNYASEYKTLNRANTGTFALPDYTVLNSALSYDNDKFNVSLKLNNMLNEKYYSGWSTVTPQRLRSITAGVTYKF
- a CDS encoding PepSY-associated TM helix domain-containing protein yields the protein MQKSSFKKGIRKLHLWLGLSTGLIVFIISITGAIYVFQEEITNYLRKDAIYHHESNIANKKPLSLKVLEQKVDAFTNEKYPIHWVTIPIDKSRSYIFYYYERNPEGWNFYKEYVVYKSVYVNPFTGEIRGVYDETTDFFNIIKSIHFSFMLKTDWGTYVCGIPTLIFVFMLISGIILWWPKYKNARKQRFAFKWKNVKSWKRKNYDLHNILGFYVSSLAFVVAFTGLFYAFFFIQAILYFVFSGGSTTYPDFSHIQTKAPIEIRNEHTLDKIGKKVEELYPDAFQYSLDFGYEHLDDHEHPNYDVFVKQLSYSYHVNHSLIFDENSGELLHQHSHHDKNLGEKAVAANYDIHIGAIFGIWSKILGLIISLVCASLPVTGFFIWWGKRNKK
- a CDS encoding DUF6686 family protein → MCCNYSILKQTQNGMLIFLKGCGNYQLTFNNLNFSLTEDELIGFANYLKRIDIDYWEKEYKHSIYKKKIPIPTLQSNFIILITRLELYELLVLLNFENINEMLGYNDLKNGIIWN